A stretch of the Bubalus kerabau isolate K-KA32 ecotype Philippines breed swamp buffalo chromosome 11, PCC_UOA_SB_1v2, whole genome shotgun sequence genome encodes the following:
- the NCAPH gene encoding condensin complex subunit 2 isoform X1, which produces MRPPCSATMKNSPSGPRGRHHSTASPAEWAFPTALPRKAPLNTPGTPVLEDFPQNDDEKEKLQRRRSRVFDLQFSTDSPRLLASPSGRNVEISATMPKFTNTQITEHYSTCIKLSTENKITTKNAFGLHLIDFMSEILKQKDAEPTNFKVAAGTLDASTKIYAVRVDAVHADVYKVLGGLGKDAPPLEDAEGHGADGSATETGTAKKVPKPRKKHSCKTIEQNVNNLNVSSADRKCEVDPMFQKTAASFDECSTAGVFLSTLHCPDYRSELLFPADIQTLSSGEPPELPDLGWVEMTDLKAALQQCAEDRQICPSLAGFQFTKWDSEAHNESVSALVDKFKKNDQVFDLDAEVEDSDCENFPNGPLEDDFDANDEADQTEAGDHTKLRSWKEPCQVQSCQDEVIPLGDGDIWTLCPLLSMKPGEYSYFSPRTMSMWAGPDHWRFRPRLKRGTAPQSEHRKKRSKDFKIDFDDDIDFDVHFQKTKAVTVLTKFTLENQNWRATTLPTDFQYETENLVQLHLKPGTRLLKVAQGQKAGTEHCEEIGNYDYNNPNDTSNFCPGLQAADSDYEESDDLFEGPGGTLDHSDHPPATTQDNHEASEVHGSDITTYRESNLVAEPQKVNKIEIQYAKTAKKMDMKKLKQSMWSLLTEAPKQADAEVNHSEDGEAGPLEEGADKKLSSLTKDLQKSLPPLMAQNLSIPLAFACLLHLANEKNLKLEGTKDLSDVLVWQED; this is translated from the exons CCACAATGAAGAACTCTCCTTCAGGGCCCCGTGGACGCCACCACAGCACTGCCTCACCTGCAGAGTGGGCGTTCCCCACGGCCCTGCCCCGGAAGGCCCCTCTCAACACTCCTGGCACCCCAGTCCTTGAAGACTTCCCTCAGAATGATGATGAGAAGGAGAAGCTGCAGCGGAGGCGCTCCAGGGTCTTTGACCTGCAGTTCAGCACAGACTCCCCACGTTTGCTGGCCTCCCCCTCCGGCAG gaATGTTGAAATTTCAGCTACGATGCCCAAGTTTACAAACACACAGATTACTGAACATTATTCCACCTGTATCAAACTGTCTACTGAAAAT aaaatCACCACCAAGAATGCTTTCGGCTTGCACTTGATTGATTTTATGTCAGAGATTCTTAAACAGAAAGATGCGGAACCGACCAACTTTAAA GTAGCTGCCGGCACTTTGGATGCCAGCACCAAGATCTACGCTGTGCGGGTAGATGCCGTCCATGCCGATGTATACAAAGTCCTGGGGGGGCTGGGCAAGGACGCGCCACCTCTGGAGGACGCGGAGGGCCATGGTGCAG ATGGAAGTGCAACTGAAACAGGAACTGCCAAGAAGGTCCCAAAGCCAAGGAAGAAGCACTCGTGCAAAACCATCGAGCAGAATGTAAACAACCTCAATGTCTCCAGCGCGGATCGAAAGTGCGAG GTCGACCCCATGTTCCAGAAGACGGCAGCCTCGTTTGACGAGTGTAGCACAGCAGGCGTGTTTCTCTCTACCCTCCACTGCCCAGACTACAGGAGCGAGCTGCTGTTCCCCGCCGACATCCAGACCCTCTCCAGCGGGGAGCCTCCCGAGCTGCCGGATTTGGGCTGGGTGGAAATGACCGACTTAAAAG CGGCCCTGCAGCAGTGTGCGGAAGATCGCCAAATCTGCCCTTCCCTGGCCGGCTTCCAGTTCACCAAATGGGACAGTGAAGCACATAATGAG TCAGTGTCAGCCCTGGTGGACAAGTTTAAGAAGAACGATCAGGTGTTTGACCTCGATGCCGAGGTGGAGGACAGTGACTGCGAGAACTTCCCCAACGGGCCCCTGGAGGATGACTTTGATGCCAATGATGAAGCAGACCAGACCGAAGCTGGGGATCACACCAAGCTCAGGAGCTGGAAGGAGCCCTGCCAGGTTCAAAGCTGCCA AGACGAAGTGATTCCCCTCGGGGACGGAGACATTTGGACCTTGtgtcctcttctgtccatgaaaccTGGAGAGTATTCCTACTTTAGCCCCCGCACCATGTCGATGTGGGCTGGCCCGGATCACTGGCGCTTTAGACCTCGACTTAAAC GTGGCACTGCCCCACAATCAGAGCACAGAAAGAAGAGATCAAAGGACTTTAAAATTGACTTTGACGATGATATTGACTTTGATGtacattttcaaaaaacaaag GCTGTTACTGTTCTGACCAAGTTCACATTGGAGAACCAGAATTGGAGAGCCACCACTCTTCCTACAGATTTCCAGTATGAGACTGAAAATCTGGTCCAGCTGCATCTCAAACCAGGCACCAGG TTACTGAAGGTGGCCCAAGGTCAGAAGGCAGGGACCGAGCattgtgaagaaattggaaactACGATTACAACAACCCTAACGACACCTCCAACTTCTGCCCTGGGTTACAG GCCGCTGACAGCGATTATGAAGAGTCTGATGACTTATTTGAGGGACCAGGTGGAACCCTTGACCATTCTGACCATCCACCTGCGACAACACAAGACAACCACGAGGCATCTGAAGTCCACGGGTCGGACATCACCACTTACAGGGAGTCAAATCTGGTAGCTGAGCCTCAGAAG gtaaataaaattgaaattcagTATGCCAAGACTGCCAAAAAGATGGACATGAAGAAGTTGAAGCAGAGCATGTGGAGTCTGCTGACGGAGGCCCCCAAGCAGGCAGATGCCGAG GTAAACCACAGTGAGGATGGAGAAGCAGGACCCCTTGAGGAGGGGGCTGACAAGAAACTCAGCAGTCTCACAAAGGACCTGcagaagag CCTGCCTCCCCTTATGGCTCAGAACCTCTCCATACCTCTGGCCTTTGCGTGTCTCCTACATTTAGCCAATGAAAAG AATCTGAAGCTGGAAGGAACCAAGGATCTTTCGGATGTTCTGGTGTGGCAGGAGGACTGA
- the NCAPH gene encoding condensin complex subunit 2 isoform X2, protein MRPPCSGPRGRHHSTASPAEWAFPTALPRKAPLNTPGTPVLEDFPQNDDEKEKLQRRRSRVFDLQFSTDSPRLLASPSGRNVEISATMPKFTNTQITEHYSTCIKLSTENKITTKNAFGLHLIDFMSEILKQKDAEPTNFKVAAGTLDASTKIYAVRVDAVHADVYKVLGGLGKDAPPLEDAEGHGADGSATETGTAKKVPKPRKKHSCKTIEQNVNNLNVSSADRKCEVDPMFQKTAASFDECSTAGVFLSTLHCPDYRSELLFPADIQTLSSGEPPELPDLGWVEMTDLKAALQQCAEDRQICPSLAGFQFTKWDSEAHNESVSALVDKFKKNDQVFDLDAEVEDSDCENFPNGPLEDDFDANDEADQTEAGDHTKLRSWKEPCQVQSCQDEVIPLGDGDIWTLCPLLSMKPGEYSYFSPRTMSMWAGPDHWRFRPRLKRGTAPQSEHRKKRSKDFKIDFDDDIDFDVHFQKTKAVTVLTKFTLENQNWRATTLPTDFQYETENLVQLHLKPGTRLLKVAQGQKAGTEHCEEIGNYDYNNPNDTSNFCPGLQAADSDYEESDDLFEGPGGTLDHSDHPPATTQDNHEASEVHGSDITTYRESNLVAEPQKVNKIEIQYAKTAKKMDMKKLKQSMWSLLTEAPKQADAEVNHSEDGEAGPLEEGADKKLSSLTKDLQKSLPPLMAQNLSIPLAFACLLHLANEKNLKLEGTKDLSDVLVWQED, encoded by the exons GGCCCCGTGGACGCCACCACAGCACTGCCTCACCTGCAGAGTGGGCGTTCCCCACGGCCCTGCCCCGGAAGGCCCCTCTCAACACTCCTGGCACCCCAGTCCTTGAAGACTTCCCTCAGAATGATGATGAGAAGGAGAAGCTGCAGCGGAGGCGCTCCAGGGTCTTTGACCTGCAGTTCAGCACAGACTCCCCACGTTTGCTGGCCTCCCCCTCCGGCAG gaATGTTGAAATTTCAGCTACGATGCCCAAGTTTACAAACACACAGATTACTGAACATTATTCCACCTGTATCAAACTGTCTACTGAAAAT aaaatCACCACCAAGAATGCTTTCGGCTTGCACTTGATTGATTTTATGTCAGAGATTCTTAAACAGAAAGATGCGGAACCGACCAACTTTAAA GTAGCTGCCGGCACTTTGGATGCCAGCACCAAGATCTACGCTGTGCGGGTAGATGCCGTCCATGCCGATGTATACAAAGTCCTGGGGGGGCTGGGCAAGGACGCGCCACCTCTGGAGGACGCGGAGGGCCATGGTGCAG ATGGAAGTGCAACTGAAACAGGAACTGCCAAGAAGGTCCCAAAGCCAAGGAAGAAGCACTCGTGCAAAACCATCGAGCAGAATGTAAACAACCTCAATGTCTCCAGCGCGGATCGAAAGTGCGAG GTCGACCCCATGTTCCAGAAGACGGCAGCCTCGTTTGACGAGTGTAGCACAGCAGGCGTGTTTCTCTCTACCCTCCACTGCCCAGACTACAGGAGCGAGCTGCTGTTCCCCGCCGACATCCAGACCCTCTCCAGCGGGGAGCCTCCCGAGCTGCCGGATTTGGGCTGGGTGGAAATGACCGACTTAAAAG CGGCCCTGCAGCAGTGTGCGGAAGATCGCCAAATCTGCCCTTCCCTGGCCGGCTTCCAGTTCACCAAATGGGACAGTGAAGCACATAATGAG TCAGTGTCAGCCCTGGTGGACAAGTTTAAGAAGAACGATCAGGTGTTTGACCTCGATGCCGAGGTGGAGGACAGTGACTGCGAGAACTTCCCCAACGGGCCCCTGGAGGATGACTTTGATGCCAATGATGAAGCAGACCAGACCGAAGCTGGGGATCACACCAAGCTCAGGAGCTGGAAGGAGCCCTGCCAGGTTCAAAGCTGCCA AGACGAAGTGATTCCCCTCGGGGACGGAGACATTTGGACCTTGtgtcctcttctgtccatgaaaccTGGAGAGTATTCCTACTTTAGCCCCCGCACCATGTCGATGTGGGCTGGCCCGGATCACTGGCGCTTTAGACCTCGACTTAAAC GTGGCACTGCCCCACAATCAGAGCACAGAAAGAAGAGATCAAAGGACTTTAAAATTGACTTTGACGATGATATTGACTTTGATGtacattttcaaaaaacaaag GCTGTTACTGTTCTGACCAAGTTCACATTGGAGAACCAGAATTGGAGAGCCACCACTCTTCCTACAGATTTCCAGTATGAGACTGAAAATCTGGTCCAGCTGCATCTCAAACCAGGCACCAGG TTACTGAAGGTGGCCCAAGGTCAGAAGGCAGGGACCGAGCattgtgaagaaattggaaactACGATTACAACAACCCTAACGACACCTCCAACTTCTGCCCTGGGTTACAG GCCGCTGACAGCGATTATGAAGAGTCTGATGACTTATTTGAGGGACCAGGTGGAACCCTTGACCATTCTGACCATCCACCTGCGACAACACAAGACAACCACGAGGCATCTGAAGTCCACGGGTCGGACATCACCACTTACAGGGAGTCAAATCTGGTAGCTGAGCCTCAGAAG gtaaataaaattgaaattcagTATGCCAAGACTGCCAAAAAGATGGACATGAAGAAGTTGAAGCAGAGCATGTGGAGTCTGCTGACGGAGGCCCCCAAGCAGGCAGATGCCGAG GTAAACCACAGTGAGGATGGAGAAGCAGGACCCCTTGAGGAGGGGGCTGACAAGAAACTCAGCAGTCTCACAAAGGACCTGcagaagag CCTGCCTCCCCTTATGGCTCAGAACCTCTCCATACCTCTGGCCTTTGCGTGTCTCCTACATTTAGCCAATGAAAAG AATCTGAAGCTGGAAGGAACCAAGGATCTTTCGGATGTTCTGGTGTGGCAGGAGGACTGA